The Raoultibacter phocaeensis genome contains a region encoding:
- a CDS encoding MBL fold metallo-hydrolase: MDSIGNRASSIDTKASPTYEFDYDGFITEVVPHIYQVRVPLPDNPLRELNSYFILDDETTTIVDVGFDHPACEAALNAALAKLGRGWDSVKIVLTHSHPDHTGNLDRIYRDGMCLYANLHSFQEVENLQMMEAKVFEPLVRQAARPQDEGLSFEKGVPRLRLHAELLPLKHRPFVTYVEEGDTIFAGGYEFEVIETPGHDNWHICLYEPATKTMIIGDHVLERITPAISSWFATHNALEEFMESLGKMNRYDVKLVLPAHGNPFTGLHERVLYLKDHHEKRLEEIYELVAEGHHDIISISQNAQWKYPDWCRWPLDQKYFSMAETMAHLVYLVCDGKIKQTICGDEYRFELPS; this comes from the coding sequence ATGGACAGTATAGGCAACAGGGCCTCGAGCATCGATACGAAGGCTTCTCCTACATACGAGTTCGACTACGACGGTTTCATCACCGAAGTGGTGCCGCACATCTACCAGGTGCGCGTACCGCTTCCCGACAACCCGCTGCGCGAGCTGAACTCGTACTTCATCCTCGACGACGAGACGACCACGATCGTCGACGTCGGGTTCGACCATCCGGCGTGCGAAGCGGCGCTCAACGCAGCGCTCGCCAAACTCGGGCGCGGCTGGGATTCGGTGAAGATCGTGCTCACGCATTCCCATCCCGACCATACCGGCAACCTCGACCGTATTTACCGCGATGGGATGTGCCTGTACGCGAACCTCCATTCGTTCCAGGAAGTAGAGAACCTCCAGATGATGGAGGCGAAGGTGTTTGAGCCGCTCGTACGCCAGGCGGCGCGCCCCCAAGACGAGGGGCTCTCCTTCGAAAAAGGCGTACCGCGCCTCAGGCTTCATGCCGAACTACTGCCTTTGAAGCACCGCCCGTTCGTCACCTACGTCGAAGAGGGCGATACCATCTTTGCCGGCGGCTACGAGTTCGAGGTCATCGAAACGCCCGGCCACGACAATTGGCACATCTGCCTGTACGAGCCTGCTACGAAGACGATGATCATCGGCGATCACGTGCTCGAACGCATCACGCCCGCCATCTCGTCGTGGTTCGCCACCCACAACGCGCTCGAAGAGTTTATGGAAAGCCTCGGCAAGATGAACCGCTACGACGTTAAGCTCGTGCTCCCCGCACACGGAAACCCCTTCACCGGCTTGCACGAACGCGTTTTATACTTGAAGGACCATCACGAAAAGCGCCTCGAGGAAATCTACGAACTCGTCGCCGAGGGCCACCACGACATCATCTCCATCTCGCAAAACGCGCAATGGAAGTACCCCGACTGGTGCCGCTGGCCCCTCGACCAGAAGTACTTCTCGATGGCCGAGACGATGGCGCATTTGGTGTACCTCGTATGCGACGGGAAGATCAAGCAGACGATCTGCGGCGACGAGTACCGCTTCGAACTTCCCTCGTAA